A section of the Paracoccaceae bacterium genome encodes:
- a CDS encoding protein phosphatase, translated as MGVADIEIFPVNVSNGTLGMSQMPGRNGRLADDLSAIEDWRPALVISMTTGAEFAEAGQADMGALIQAMGIDWCHFPVADYATPTAQQARDWHAVSGRALAVLKNGGRVLIHCMGGCGRSGMAVLRLMVEVGERPSEALDRLRAVRPCAVETDAQFAWAAGAANIAGSELRRNKAT; from the coding sequence ATGGGTGTGGCTGACATTGAGATTTTTCCCGTTAACGTATCGAACGGTACCCTCGGGATGTCGCAAATGCCGGGGCGGAACGGTCGATTGGCGGATGATCTTTCGGCGATCGAAGACTGGCGCCCGGCGCTTGTCATCTCGATGACGACCGGCGCGGAATTTGCTGAGGCTGGCCAGGCTGACATGGGTGCACTAATCCAGGCGATGGGCATTGACTGGTGCCATTTTCCGGTTGCCGACTATGCGACACCGACGGCGCAGCAGGCGCGGGATTGGCACGCGGTGTCGGGCAGGGCGCTGGCGGTGCTGAAGAATGGCGGGCGCGTCCTGATCCACTGCATGGGCGGATGCGGTCGTTCGGGGATGGCGGTGTTGCGCCTGATGGTCGAGGTGGGGGAGCGCCCGTCCGAAGCGTTGGACAGGCTTCGCGCAGTGCGCCCCTGTGCGGTGGAAACCGACGCCCAGTTTGCCTGGGCGGCGGGGGCTGCTAACATCGCCGGATCGGAACTGAGACGAAATAAGGCGACATGA
- a CDS encoding winged helix-turn-helix transcriptional regulator — protein MDIDDTDRRLLTVLQKRGRISNAELSEAVNLSPSACHRRVRRLEADGYIRDYVALLDPRRVGRPTTVFVEITLSGQADEVLDAFEREVALIPDVLECHLMAGTADYILKVVAEDTEDFARIHRRHLARLPGVAQMQSSFALRTVFKTTALPV, from the coding sequence ATGGATATCGACGACACAGACCGCCGCCTTTTAACAGTCCTGCAAAAACGCGGACGGATCTCAAACGCCGAATTGTCCGAGGCGGTGAACCTGTCGCCTTCGGCCTGTCACCGGCGTGTGCGGCGGCTGGAGGCGGACGGCTACATCCGCGACTATGTGGCGCTGCTGGACCCGCGGCGCGTTGGTCGGCCCACCACTGTGTTCGTCGAAATCACCTTGTCGGGCCAGGCTGACGAGGTTCTGGATGCGTTCGAGCGTGAGGTCGCGCTGATTCCCGATGTCCTGGAATGCCACCTGATGGCTGGAACCGCAGATTACATCCTGAAGGTCGTCGCCGAAGATACCGAGGATTTCGCCCGCATTCACCGCCGCCACCTTGCCCGCCTGCCCGGTGTGGCGCAGATGCAAAGCTCTTTCGCCCTCAGAACAGTGTTCAAGACAACGGCGCTGCCAGTCTAG
- a CDS encoding zinc-binding dehydrogenase — protein sequence MTKTMRTVEISEPGGPEVLKPAERPIPVPRHGEVVIKVAFAGVNRPDALQRAGSYRPPATASDLPGLEAAGEVAAIGDGVTGWAIGDQVCALLPGGGYAEYVATPAAHALPVPKGMDLRRAACLPETFFTVWSNVFMRGGLKAGEAFLVHGGSSGIGTTAIQLASVFGARVFTTAGSDEKCAVCTDLGAERAINYRDEDFVEVVKAEGGIDLILDMVGGSYLPRNVKALKDDGRLVQIAFLQGPKVELNFAQVMMRRLTITGSTLRPQSDAAKARIAEALLANVWPLLDAGRVAPVMDQEFALDDASEAHARMEAGDHIGKIVLRV from the coding sequence ATGACCAAAACAATGCGAACCGTTGAGATCAGTGAGCCCGGCGGGCCAGAGGTTCTGAAACCAGCCGAGCGACCGATCCCCGTACCGCGCCATGGCGAGGTCGTCATCAAAGTCGCCTTCGCCGGGGTCAACCGCCCCGACGCCCTGCAACGCGCCGGGTCCTACAGGCCCCCGGCCACCGCCAGCGACCTGCCGGGGCTGGAAGCCGCCGGTGAGGTTGCTGCCATCGGTGACGGGGTGACCGGCTGGGCCATTGGCGACCAGGTCTGTGCGCTGCTGCCCGGCGGCGGCTATGCCGAATACGTTGCCACACCAGCGGCCCACGCCCTGCCGGTGCCCAAGGGCATGGACCTGCGCCGCGCTGCCTGCCTGCCGGAAACTTTCTTCACCGTCTGGTCCAACGTTTTCATGCGCGGCGGATTGAAGGCGGGCGAGGCATTTCTGGTCCACGGAGGCTCTTCCGGGATCGGCACCACGGCGATCCAACTGGCCAGCGTGTTCGGGGCACGGGTTTTCACCACTGCCGGATCGGATGAAAAATGCGCCGTCTGTACCGACCTGGGTGCGGAACGGGCGATCAACTACCGGGATGAGGATTTCGTGGAGGTGGTGAAAGCCGAAGGCGGCATTGACCTGATCCTTGACATGGTCGGCGGCAGCTATCTGCCGCGCAATGTGAAGGCGCTGAAGGACGATGGGCGGTTGGTGCAGATCGCCTTTCTGCAAGGCCCGAAGGTCGAACTGAACTTCGCGCAAGTCATGATGCGTCGTCTGACGATCACCGGATCAACCCTGCGTCCGCAATCGGACGCCGCCAAGGCCCGCATTGCCGAGGCCCTGCTGGCCAACGTCTGGCCGCTGCTGGACGCGGGCCGCGTGGCCCCGGTGATGGATCAGGAGTTTGCGCTGGATGACGCCTCCGAAGCGCATGCGCGGATGGAGGCCGGGGATCACATCGGAAAGATCGTTCTGCGGGTCTAG
- a CDS encoding YtoQ family protein — translation MQVYLSGEIHTDWRAQIMAGAEGLDVEFFAPVTDHAASDDCGVAILGAEADKFWHDHKGAKVNAIRTRTLIEAADVVVVRFGDKYKQWNAAFDAGYAAALGKALIVIHGADHQHALKEVGAAALAVAETPEQVVAILRYVLTGGLPA, via the coding sequence ATGCAGGTTTACCTTTCGGGTGAAATTCACACGGATTGGCGCGCGCAGATTATGGCGGGGGCGGAAGGGCTGGATGTGGAGTTCTTCGCGCCGGTCACGGATCACGCGGCCTCGGACGATTGCGGCGTTGCAATCCTGGGGGCCGAAGCGGATAAATTCTGGCATGATCACAAGGGCGCCAAGGTCAACGCGATCCGCACCCGGACGCTGATTGAGGCAGCAGATGTGGTCGTCGTGCGGTTTGGCGACAAGTACAAGCAGTGGAACGCGGCGTTTGATGCAGGCTATGCGGCGGCGCTGGGCAAGGCGCTGATCGTGATACATGGGGCCGATCATCAGCATGCCCTGAAAGAGGTCGGCGCCGCCGCACTGGCAGTCGCGGAAACCCCTGAACAGGTGGTCGCGATCCTGCGATACGTGCTGACCGGCGGGCTGCCTGCCTGA
- the rsgA gene encoding ribosome small subunit-dependent GTPase A, giving the protein MTYTLADLGWSANFSQQLSIEDLENLTPARVSEVHRTTLSVLTTGGPLTVGTEKTSTGDYAVGDWVLLDGDQIDRRLERSSALERRASGEDARTQLIAANVDTLFIVTSCNADFNPARLERYLVLAHSAGCHPVIVLTKSDMAEAEDYIRQAEGLQPMLSVLAVDARNPDQAAALTDWWGKGRTAAMVGSSGVGKSTLATTLTGQDVATAAIREDDAKGRHTTTARSLHRATHGGWLIDTPGMRALRLLDASDGIETVFSDLEDLAVSCKFRDCAHDTEPGCAIQAAIAAGTIDPARLHRWQKLAREDTRNSETLAQSRARGKSFGKMVKGAMSAADQRKGR; this is encoded by the coding sequence ATGACCTATACGCTTGCTGACCTCGGATGGTCGGCCAATTTTTCACAGCAACTCTCCATCGAAGACCTCGAAAACCTGACGCCTGCGCGCGTGTCCGAGGTTCACCGGACCACCCTGTCGGTCCTGACCACAGGCGGCCCGCTGACCGTCGGGACCGAGAAGACCTCAACCGGCGACTACGCTGTCGGCGATTGGGTGCTGCTGGACGGGGATCAGATCGACCGGCGGCTGGAACGATCCTCCGCCCTCGAACGGCGCGCCTCGGGTGAAGACGCCCGCACCCAGCTGATCGCCGCCAATGTCGATACGCTGTTCATCGTAACCTCTTGCAATGCCGACTTTAATCCGGCCCGGCTGGAACGTTATCTGGTGCTGGCGCATAGCGCCGGATGCCATCCCGTGATCGTGCTGACCAAGTCCGACATGGCCGAGGCAGAGGATTACATCCGCCAGGCCGAGGGTCTGCAACCGATGCTCAGCGTGCTGGCCGTCGATGCCCGCAACCCGGATCAGGCCGCTGCGTTAACGGATTGGTGGGGAAAGGGACGTACGGCGGCGATGGTCGGGTCGTCAGGTGTCGGCAAATCGACGCTGGCGACGACGCTGACCGGGCAGGACGTCGCGACGGCAGCGATCCGCGAAGACGATGCCAAGGGCCGCCACACGACCACCGCCCGCTCGCTGCACCGCGCAACCCACGGCGGTTGGTTGATCGACACGCCGGGGATGCGCGCGTTGCGCCTTCTGGATGCAAGTGACGGGATTGAAACGGTATTCTCGGATCTCGAAGACCTCGCCGTGAGCTGCAAATTCCGCGATTGCGCCCATGACACAGAACCCGGCTGTGCCATCCAGGCAGCCATTGCCGCAGGCACGATTGACCCAGCGCGCCTGCACCGCTGGCAAAAACTCGCGCGCGAAGACACCCGCAACTCCGAAACCCTGGCCCAGTCCCGGGCCCGCGGCAAATCTTTCGGCAAGATGGTCAAAGGCGCGATGTCGGCGGCGGATCAGCGCAAAGGGCGCTAA
- the ald gene encoding alanine dehydrogenase, whose amino-acid sequence MKIGCPKEIKPQEFRVGLTPNAAREAVNHGHDVVVETEAGAGSGFPDQDYLDAGAVILDTAEQVFAEADMIVKVKEPQAGERKMLREGQLLFTYLHLAPDPAQTKDLLASGCTAIAYETVTDDRGGLPLLAPMSEVAGRLAPQVGAWTLQKANGGRGVLMGGVPGVGPARVVVIGGGVVGTHAAKIAAGMGADVTVLDRSLPRLRYLDDVFGGTFKTSYASAGNTLELAQAADMIIGAVLIPGAEAPKLISRAQLAELKPGAALVDVAIDQGGCFETSKATTHRDPIYDVDGIMHYCVANMPGAVARTSTIALGNATMPFMLALADKGWRQACEDDPHLLAGLNVHAGQLTYYAVGKALGLDVLAPSLALKK is encoded by the coding sequence ATGAAGATCGGATGCCCGAAAGAGATCAAACCGCAGGAATTTCGCGTTGGCCTGACGCCAAATGCCGCCCGCGAGGCCGTGAACCATGGCCACGACGTGGTGGTCGAGACCGAGGCCGGCGCGGGTTCGGGGTTTCCTGATCAGGATTATCTTGATGCGGGGGCGGTGATCCTTGACACAGCCGAACAGGTCTTCGCCGAGGCCGACATGATCGTGAAGGTAAAGGAACCCCAGGCGGGTGAGCGCAAGATGCTGCGCGAAGGGCAGTTGCTGTTCACCTATCTGCATCTGGCACCGGATCCGGCGCAGACCAAAGACCTGCTGGCCAGCGGCTGCACGGCGATTGCCTATGAAACGGTGACTGATGATCGCGGCGGCCTGCCCCTGCTGGCGCCAATGTCCGAGGTTGCCGGGCGACTGGCCCCTCAGGTGGGGGCCTGGACGCTGCAAAAAGCCAACGGCGGGCGCGGCGTGCTGATGGGCGGCGTTCCCGGTGTCGGCCCGGCGCGGGTTGTGGTGATCGGTGGCGGCGTTGTCGGCACCCATGCGGCCAAGATTGCTGCCGGGATGGGCGCGGATGTGACCGTGCTGGATCGTTCGCTGCCGCGCCTGCGTTACCTTGACGACGTCTTCGGCGGCACCTTCAAAACCAGCTATGCCAGTGCGGGCAATACGCTCGAACTGGCGCAGGCCGCTGACATGATCATCGGTGCAGTGCTTATTCCGGGCGCCGAGGCACCCAAGCTGATCAGCCGCGCCCAACTGGCCGAGTTGAAACCCGGTGCGGCGCTGGTGGATGTGGCCATTGACCAGGGCGGATGTTTTGAAACCTCGAAAGCGACGACCCACAGGGATCCGATCTATGACGTCGACGGGATCATGCATTACTGTGTGGCCAACATGCCGGGCGCGGTTGCGCGTACCTCGACCATCGCGCTGGGCAATGCGACGATGCCATTCATGCTGGCGCTGGCCGACAAGGGCTGGCGGCAGGCGTGCGAGGATGACCCGCATCTGTTGGCGGGCCTGAACGTTCATGCCGGGCAACTGACCTATTACGCCGTTGGCAAGGCGCTTGGCCTTGATGTTCTTGCACCGTCGCTTGCCTTGAAAAAATGA
- a CDS encoding COQ9 family protein codes for MTMTDANPHDALLDAALPHVAFDGWSQVTFDAAVRDAGVAPALATGLFPRGGVDLALAYHARGDALMRKRIAGADLTGMRFRDKVTHAVRWRIEAASNREFVRRGATLFALPRWAPVGARAIWGTADAIWTALGDTSEDINWYTKRATLSAVYSSTVLFWLGDDSPGHAATWAFLDRRIEDVMRFEKAKATLRENKLASALMAGPNRLLAGVRPPPARRGYPGQEGTR; via the coding sequence ATGACGATGACGGATGCAAACCCCCATGATGCGCTGCTTGACGCGGCCTTGCCCCATGTCGCTTTCGATGGCTGGTCGCAGGTGACATTTGACGCGGCGGTCCGCGATGCGGGGGTTGCGCCAGCGCTGGCCACTGGCCTTTTTCCACGCGGTGGCGTCGATCTGGCGCTGGCCTATCACGCGCGCGGCGATGCCCTTATGCGCAAGCGGATCGCGGGAGCGGACCTGACCGGGATGCGGTTTCGCGACAAGGTCACCCACGCGGTGCGCTGGCGCATCGAGGCGGCTAGCAACCGCGAATTCGTGCGGCGGGGTGCGACGCTGTTCGCCCTGCCACGCTGGGCCCCCGTTGGGGCGCGCGCGATCTGGGGCACGGCGGATGCAATCTGGACCGCGCTTGGCGATACGTCTGAAGACATCAACTGGTACACAAAACGCGCCACGCTCAGCGCGGTATACAGTTCGACGGTGTTGTTCTGGCTGGGCGACGACAGCCCGGGACATGCCGCAACCTGGGCGTTCCTGGATCGCCGGATCGAGGATGTGATGCGGTTTGAAAAGGCCAAGGCGACCCTGCGCGAGAATAAGTTGGCCAGCGCTTTGATGGCGGGGCCGAACCGGTTGTTGGCAGGCGTTCGCCCGCCACCGGCGCGGCGCGGATATCCGGGACAGGAAGGTACCAGATGA
- the mscL gene encoding large conductance mechanosensitive channel protein MscL gives MMKEFKDFIAKGNVMDMAVGIIIGAAFTAIVASLVADLINPIIGLFTGGVDFTNNYAVLSGEVAAGASLEAARETGASVFAYGSFIMAVINFLIIAWVVFMLVKSVNKIKAAAEAPKEEAPAADPGPSEKDILIQIRDSLAK, from the coding sequence ATGATGAAAGAGTTCAAGGATTTTATCGCCAAAGGCAATGTCATGGACATGGCCGTGGGTATCATTATCGGGGCGGCGTTTACGGCAATCGTTGCGTCCCTGGTGGCCGACCTGATCAATCCGATTATTGGCCTGTTCACGGGCGGCGTGGATTTCACCAACAATTACGCAGTCCTCTCAGGCGAAGTTGCGGCCGGTGCATCGCTGGAAGCGGCGCGCGAAACGGGCGCTTCGGTGTTTGCCTATGGCTCGTTCATCATGGCGGTCATCAACTTCCTGATCATCGCCTGGGTGGTGTTTATGCTGGTCAAATCGGTCAACAAGATCAAAGCCGCCGCAGAAGCGCCGAAAGAAGAAGCGCCGGCAGCAGATCCCGGCCCGTCCGAGAAGGACATTCTGATCCAGATCCGGGATTCGCTGGCCAAATAA
- a CDS encoding SCO family protein, whose amino-acid sequence MPTAMATSRAYLWVVWAVAIALAIGAGLGGRMFWEGRSDNSALGAAQLGGPFSLVTHTGAPITEADLLGSPSALFFGFTHCPEICPTTIFDINAWLEELGPQADALKVYFVTIDPERDPPEVLGDYVTAQSDRVTGISGPPDAVRAMADIWRVYYKSVPLDGDDYTMDHTSLIYLLDDQGQYAELIRYGEAHDRAIAKLRRLLNG is encoded by the coding sequence ATGCCCACGGCCATGGCAACTAGTCGCGCATATCTCTGGGTGGTTTGGGCGGTTGCCATCGCGCTGGCCATCGGCGCAGGGCTGGGTGGCCGCATGTTCTGGGAGGGTCGCTCGGACAATAGCGCGCTGGGTGCCGCCCAACTTGGCGGTCCGTTCTCCCTGGTCACCCACACCGGCGCGCCAATAACCGAGGCGGATCTGCTTGGCAGCCCCAGCGCGCTGTTTTTCGGCTTTACCCATTGCCCCGAAATCTGTCCGACCACGATATTCGACATAAACGCCTGGCTGGAAGAGCTTGGGCCCCAGGCCGATGCCCTCAAAGTCTATTTCGTCACCATTGATCCGGAACGCGACCCGCCCGAGGTTCTGGGCGACTACGTGACGGCCCAGTCGGACCGCGTCACCGGCATCTCCGGCCCGCCAGACGCGGTGCGCGCCATGGCCGATATCTGGCGCGTCTATTACAAGTCTGTCCCGCTCGACGGTGACGACTACACAATGGACCACACTTCGCTGATCTATCTGCTGGATGATCAGGGGCAATACGCCGAACTGATCCGCTATGGCGAAGCGCATGACAGAGCCATTGCGAAACTGCGCAGGCTTCTGAACGGCTGA
- a CDS encoding phenylalanine--tRNA ligase subunit beta: protein MKFTLNWLRDHLETDASLDEITEALTDLGLEVEGVENPAAALSAFTTGHVIAAQQHPDADRLRVCRVATDQGEKQIICGAPNAREGIDVVIAYAGAYIPGIDTTIQVGKIRGVESHGMMCSEREMGLSDQHDGIIELSGSPEVGTPFTDWLAEHDPAKTDPVIEIAITPNRPDALGVEGIARDLAARGLGKKVARETDPVPGTFPSPISVSIDDDTLDGCPLFTGRLIRGVKNGPSPAWLQDVLKAIGLRPISTLVDITNFFTFDRNRPLHVFDADKVAGNLRVHRAKGGEQIVALDDKTYTFQPGMMVISDDTGAESIAGVMGGAETGVTEDTVNVFVESAYWDPVTIARMGRALKVNSDAKYRFERGVDPAFTPVGLEHATRMILDLCGGEPSEVVTAGAMPDVTRSYKLNPKRTASLVGMEISEAEQRKTLTALGFTLDGLDVTPPSWRPDVRGEADLVEEVARIASLTNLKSQPLARAEPGVPKPILTAGQKREAIARRTCAALGMNECVAYSFIDAASAALFGGGTDATRLENPISQDMSHMRPALLPGLLAAAARNQARGRADLALFEVGPAFQGGEPGEQHTLVTGLRVGRTGAKDVHGASRALDLYDVKADAEAVLAAMGAPAKVQILRGAADWWHPGRHGMICLGPKKVLGVFGEIHPKILAAMDVKGPAMGFTLWPDEIPLPRKASSGKGALVLNDLQAVDRDFAFVVDADVEALTLVNAAAGADKAMIGGVRVFDEFIGGSLGEGKKSLAVTVRIEPQDKTLTEAEIEAVGAKVVEKVAKATGGVLRG from the coding sequence ATGAAATTCACCCTGAACTGGCTGCGCGATCATCTGGAAACGGATGCGAGCCTCGATGAAATTACCGAGGCCCTGACCGACCTTGGCCTGGAGGTTGAGGGGGTCGAGAACCCCGCCGCCGCGCTGTCCGCTTTTACCACCGGCCATGTGATCGCCGCCCAACAGCACCCGGACGCTGATCGCCTGCGCGTCTGCCGGGTCGCCACCGATCAGGGTGAAAAGCAGATCATTTGCGGCGCGCCAAACGCGCGCGAGGGGATCGACGTGGTGATCGCCTACGCCGGCGCCTATATCCCCGGCATCGACACCACCATTCAGGTCGGGAAAATCCGCGGCGTCGAAAGCCACGGCATGATGTGTTCTGAGCGTGAGATGGGTCTGTCCGATCAACACGACGGGATCATCGAACTCTCCGGCAGTCCTGAGGTCGGCACCCCCTTCACCGACTGGCTGGCCGAGCATGACCCGGCCAAGACCGATCCTGTGATCGAGATTGCGATAACCCCGAACCGCCCCGATGCGCTGGGCGTCGAAGGGATCGCGCGCGATCTGGCGGCGCGCGGACTGGGCAAGAAGGTCGCGCGGGAGACCGACCCGGTGCCGGGGACCTTCCCGTCGCCGATCTCCGTTTCGATTGACGACGATACGCTGGACGGTTGCCCGCTGTTCACGGGCCGTTTGATCCGGGGCGTGAAGAACGGGCCGTCGCCGGCTTGGTTGCAGGATGTGCTGAAGGCCATCGGCCTCAGGCCAATCTCGACCCTTGTCGACATCACCAATTTCTTCACCTTCGATCGCAACCGCCCGCTGCACGTCTTCGACGCCGACAAGGTGGCCGGGAACCTGCGGGTGCATCGCGCCAAGGGCGGCGAACAGATCGTCGCGCTGGATGACAAAACTTACACGTTTCAGCCCGGCATGATGGTGATTTCCGACGACACCGGTGCCGAAAGCATCGCCGGGGTCATGGGCGGGGCCGAAACAGGCGTGACCGAGGACACTGTGAATGTCTTCGTCGAAAGCGCTTATTGGGATCCGGTGACGATTGCCCGGATGGGCCGGGCGCTGAAGGTGAACTCGGACGCGAAATACCGCTTTGAACGCGGTGTGGACCCTGCCTTCACGCCAGTCGGGCTGGAACATGCCACGCGGATGATCCTGGACCTTTGTGGGGGCGAGCCGAGCGAGGTTGTGACCGCCGGGGCGATGCCGGATGTCACGCGCAGCTATAAGCTGAACCCGAAGCGCACCGCCTCTCTGGTCGGGATGGAGATCTCGGAGGCCGAGCAGAGGAAGACGCTGACGGCGCTGGGCTTCACGCTGGACGGGTTGGACGTGACTCCGCCCAGCTGGCGTCCCGATGTGCGCGGTGAGGCGGATCTGGTAGAGGAGGTGGCGCGGATTGCGTCGCTCACCAACCTCAAAAGTCAGCCGCTGGCGCGCGCCGAGCCTGGCGTGCCGAAGCCGATCCTGACGGCTGGCCAGAAGCGAGAGGCGATCGCCCGGCGCACCTGCGCGGCGCTGGGGATGAATGAATGTGTGGCCTATTCGTTCATTGATGCGGCCAGCGCGGCGCTGTTCGGGGGCGGCACCGATGCGACCCGTCTGGAAAACCCGATCAGCCAGGACATGAGCCATATGCGCCCCGCCCTGCTGCCCGGTCTTCTGGCGGCAGCGGCGCGCAATCAGGCACGCGGACGCGCCGATCTGGCGCTGTTCGAAGTTGGCCCGGCCTTCCAAGGTGGTGAACCGGGCGAACAGCACACCCTGGTCACTGGCCTGCGGGTCGGGCGTACCGGGGCCAAGGATGTGCACGGCGCGTCACGCGCGCTGGACCTCTATGACGTCAAGGCCGATGCCGAGGCGGTTCTGGCCGCAATGGGCGCGCCCGCAAAAGTACAGATCCTGCGCGGCGCCGCGGACTGGTGGCATCCCGGACGGCATGGCATGATCTGTCTTGGTCCGAAAAAGGTGCTGGGCGTCTTCGGCGAGATCCATCCCAAAATACTGGCGGCAATGGACGTGAAGGGCCCGGCGATGGGCTTCACGCTTTGGCCCGATGAAATCCCGCTGCCGCGCAAGGCAAGTTCGGGCAAGGGCGCGTTGGTTCTGAACGATCTGCAGGCCGTGGATCGGGATTTTGCCTTCGTCGTCGATGCGGATGTCGAGGCTTTGACCCTGGTCAACGCCGCCGCCGGGGCCGACAAGGCGATGATCGGGGGGGTGCGGGTGTTTGATGAGTTCATCGGCGGATCGCTGGGTGAGGGCAAGAAATCACTTGCCGTCACGGTGCGCATTGAACCCCAGGACAAGACCCTGACCGAGGCTGAGATCGAGGCCGTGGGTGCGAAGGTGGTCGAGAAGGTGGCGAAGGCCACAGGTGGGGTCCTGCGCGGCTAG
- a CDS encoding copper chaperone PCu(A)C encodes MVNILRIVAIAVCLGTAAQAQEKTLPSMWVGDLLIHAPVLRVTPAGAPVAGGYLAVENTGDTEEVLLSARADISPDVQLHEMVMSGDVMKMRAIDGGITVPAGETVRLMPGGYHLMLMKPSTELVAGETHDVSLEFLNAGTVTLPFTVAPLDVIRDLGKDAHGHGN; translated from the coding sequence ATGGTCAATATTCTTCGGATCGTCGCGATTGCCGTCTGCCTCGGCACCGCCGCGCAGGCCCAAGAAAAGACGCTGCCCAGCATGTGGGTCGGCGACCTTCTGATTCACGCACCGGTCTTGCGCGTCACACCCGCAGGGGCACCGGTTGCGGGCGGCTACCTTGCGGTCGAGAATACCGGCGACACAGAAGAGGTGCTGCTGAGCGCACGTGCCGATATTTCGCCCGATGTGCAGTTGCACGAAATGGTCATGTCTGGCGACGTGATGAAGATGCGCGCCATCGACGGCGGCATCACGGTCCCCGCCGGTGAAACCGTGCGGCTCATGCCGGGCGGTTATCACCTTATGCTGATGAAACCTTCAACAGAACTGGTTGCGGGCGAAACACATGATGTCTCGCTGGAGTTTCTGAACGCCGGTACGGTGACCCTGCCCTTCACGGTCGCGCCGCTGGATGTGATCCGGGACCTCGGCAAAGATGCCCACGGCCATGGCAACTAG
- a CDS encoding peptidase T4, whose translation MVDRVDALVLSGGSAFGLDAASGVAEALRDARRGVQTPGPKIPIVPAAILYDLLSGGQKDWATNPYGPLGRQAFDAAGTEFTLGTAGAGSGATTAGLKGGIGSASWVLESGVTVGALVAVNAIGGVADPETGQFWAASFEEDGEFGGRGVAPVATPRMKHDPTVLQATTLAIVATDAALDKAQAGQVAMVAQDGMARAILPSHTMFDGDLVFAASTGARALTNPPDDLTQIGHAAATCLTRAIARGVYEATPAEGDPFPTWGDMFGTGGG comes from the coding sequence CTGGTCGACCGGGTGGATGCGCTGGTTCTGTCGGGTGGGTCGGCCTTCGGCCTTGATGCCGCGTCGGGCGTGGCCGAGGCTTTGCGGGACGCCCGACGCGGGGTGCAAACACCGGGGCCAAAAATCCCGATTGTGCCCGCCGCAATCCTGTATGATCTGCTGAGCGGGGGCCAGAAGGACTGGGCCACCAATCCCTATGGGCCGTTGGGGCGACAGGCTTTCGACGCCGCAGGCACTGAATTCACGCTCGGCACAGCCGGGGCGGGAAGCGGGGCGACAACGGCCGGATTGAAGGGTGGCATCGGCTCCGCCTCCTGGGTGCTGGAATCCGGCGTGACGGTTGGCGCGCTGGTCGCGGTCAATGCCATCGGCGGGGTCGCCGATCCCGAAACCGGGCAGTTCTGGGCCGCATCGTTCGAGGAAGACGGTGAGTTTGGGGGGCGTGGTGTTGCCCCGGTGGCAACGCCACGGATGAAGCACGATCCAACGGTTCTTCAGGCCACCACGCTGGCGATTGTCGCCACCGACGCCGCCCTGGACAAGGCACAGGCCGGTCAGGTCGCGATGGTGGCGCAAGACGGCATGGCCCGCGCGATCCTGCCATCACACACGATGTTCGATGGCGATCTTGTCTTTGCAGCCTCAACCGGCGCGCGTGCCCTGACAAATCCGCCCGACGACCTGACCCAGATCGGCCACGCCGCCGCGACCTGTCTAACCCGCGCCATCGCGCGCGGCGTGTACGAGGCGACCCCGGCCGAGGGAGATCCGTTCCCGACATGGGGTGACATGTTCGGCACCGGGGGCGGTTAA
- a CDS encoding DUF202 domain-containing protein, with the protein MSDHEQDMAEERTDWAEDRTMLANERTFGGWMRTGMASVGVALGLKAVFAAFEPTWVPRLVASIFILVAVLIFWAARRNAAKMMQRLNSHVAESASTTRMTIITVVLSAGAAATGLILWFL; encoded by the coding sequence ATGAGCGATCACGAACAGGACATGGCGGAAGAGCGGACCGATTGGGCCGAGGACCGCACAATGCTTGCCAACGAAAGGACGTTTGGCGGCTGGATGCGCACCGGCATGGCCTCGGTCGGTGTGGCGCTTGGCCTGAAGGCCGTTTTCGCAGCTTTTGAGCCGACCTGGGTACCGCGCCTTGTGGCCTCGATCTTCATTCTGGTGGCCGTGCTGATTTTCTGGGCTGCGCGGCGCAATGCCGCCAAGATGATGCAACGGCTGAACAGCCACGTGGCCGAATCGGCCTCGACCACGCGAATGACGATTATCACCGTTGTCCTTAGCGCCGGGGCCGCCGCGACCGGACTGATCCTGTGGTTTCTGTAA